A portion of the Nitratidesulfovibrio termitidis HI1 genome contains these proteins:
- a CDS encoding alpha/beta fold hydrolase: protein MDSAQFNATPSAAADPAAPCMYVVHLPNAAPARRKPEDTGAADAAQQIAPQIVPQIIWAHGWMHTHANLLPLANTCTHGRDNYLLDMPGFGLSCMPPATWGTQDYADHAAAWLRTLPRGRRIWVGHSFGCRVGLQLAARHPDLVDGLFLMAAAGLPRRRTPMEKFTRGCRIAAFKTLKHLHWLGFGAERVRRFFGSADYANAGPLRPVFVSVVNENLSDVAARVDCPVHLLYGENDTETPPSMGQDFARLLAHAHLQVLPRFGHLDILTAGGHQAVYALDTFCEEIFGG from the coding sequence ATGGATTCCGCCCAGTTCAACGCCACGCCCTCCGCCGCCGCAGACCCGGCAGCCCCCTGCATGTACGTGGTGCACCTGCCCAACGCCGCGCCCGCCCGCCGAAAGCCGGAGGACACCGGCGCAGCAGATGCCGCGCAACAGATCGCCCCCCAGATCGTTCCGCAAATCATATGGGCGCACGGCTGGATGCACACCCACGCCAACCTGCTGCCGCTGGCCAATACCTGCACCCACGGGCGCGACAACTACCTGCTGGACATGCCCGGCTTTGGCCTCTCCTGCATGCCGCCCGCCACCTGGGGCACCCAGGACTACGCCGACCACGCCGCCGCCTGGCTGCGCACCCTGCCGCGCGGCAGGCGGATATGGGTGGGACATTCCTTCGGCTGCCGGGTGGGTCTGCAACTGGCGGCCCGCCACCCGGACCTGGTGGACGGACTGTTCCTGATGGCCGCCGCCGGGCTGCCCCGCCGCCGAACCCCCATGGAGAAATTCACGCGCGGGTGCCGCATCGCCGCGTTCAAGACGCTGAAGCACCTGCACTGGCTGGGCTTTGGCGCGGAGCGGGTGCGCCGCTTCTTCGGCAGCGCGGACTACGCCAACGCGGGGCCGCTGCGGCCCGTGTTCGTCAGCGTGGTCAACGAGAACCTGTCCGACGTGGCCGCCCGCGTGGACTGCCCCGTACACCTGCTGTACGGCGAAAACGACACGGAAACCCCGCCCTCCATGGGGCAGGACTTTGCCCGGCTGCTGGCGCACGCGCACCTGCAGGTGCTGCCGCGCTTCGGGCATCTGGATATTCTGACGGCGGGCGGCCATCAGGCCGTGTACGCCCTGGACACCTTCTGCGAGGAAATCTTCGGTGGCTAG
- a CDS encoding D-alanine--D-alanine ligase, with translation MSNGKIRVAVFFGGRSPEHDVSIVTGLQVIQALDAARYEPVPVYVDRCGVWRTGEKLLDRSTYIPARDADGLPAVSLEIAPGKGGMLVEQTSRLFGKPRRIPFDVAIPAFHGPYGEDGDMQGLFEAAGIPYTGMRVLASAIFMDKAATKQALAGTGIPTLPCAVLRKPVGGLLPPRADIEAALAGITLPGCLKPAHLGSSIGVAKVDSIEEIEAVLPGLFTNDTVAIVEPYLDGCVEYNISVRRNGEGHATSAIERPKRDSELLDFRQKYLSSGGKTGSKTGGAGGAKSAGDSGSAGMLSLTREINPDLPESLEGRIRDFAVRTYAAFGGTGAPRMDFMYDATRDEVWLNEVNPIPGSFAFFLWEAAETPVRFTRLLSLMIDEARAMARHTACPEDPTPEAARLFPRR, from the coding sequence ATGTCCAACGGCAAAATCCGCGTCGCGGTCTTTTTCGGCGGGCGTTCGCCCGAGCATGACGTCAGCATCGTCACCGGATTGCAGGTCATCCAGGCGCTGGACGCCGCGCGGTACGAACCCGTGCCCGTCTACGTGGACCGCTGCGGCGTCTGGCGCACCGGCGAAAAGCTGCTGGACCGCTCCACCTACATCCCCGCCCGCGACGCCGACGGCCTGCCCGCCGTCTCGCTGGAGATCGCCCCCGGCAAGGGCGGCATGCTGGTGGAGCAGACCTCCAGACTGTTCGGCAAGCCCAGGCGCATTCCCTTCGACGTGGCCATCCCCGCCTTCCACGGCCCCTACGGCGAAGACGGCGACATGCAGGGTCTGTTCGAAGCCGCAGGCATTCCCTACACCGGCATGCGCGTGTTGGCCTCCGCCATCTTCATGGACAAGGCGGCCACCAAGCAGGCCCTGGCCGGTACCGGCATTCCCACGCTGCCCTGCGCGGTGCTGCGCAAGCCCGTGGGCGGCCTGCTGCCCCCGCGCGCCGACATCGAGGCCGCGCTGGCGGGCATCACCCTGCCCGGCTGCCTGAAGCCCGCGCACCTTGGCAGCAGCATCGGCGTGGCCAAGGTGGATTCCATCGAAGAAATAGAGGCGGTGCTGCCCGGCCTGTTCACAAACGACACCGTGGCCATCGTGGAGCCGTATCTGGACGGCTGCGTGGAATACAACATTTCGGTGCGGCGCAACGGCGAAGGGCACGCCACCTCGGCCATCGAACGGCCCAAGCGCGACAGCGAACTGCTGGACTTTCGCCAGAAGTACCTTTCGTCGGGCGGCAAGACCGGCAGCAAGACCGGCGGAGCGGGCGGCGCCAAGAGCGCGGGCGATTCCGGCAGCGCGGGCATGCTTTCGCTGACGCGCGAGATCAACCCCGACCTGCCCGAAAGCCTGGAGGGCCGCATCCGCGACTTTGCCGTGCGCACCTACGCGGCCTTTGGCGGCACCGGCGCGCCGCGCATGGACTTCATGTACGACGCCACCCGCGACGAGGTGTGGCTGAACGAGGTGAACCCCATCCCCGGCTCGTTCGCCTTCTTCCTGTGGGAAGCGGCGGAAACCCCGGTGCGCTTCACCCGGCTGCTCTCGCTGATGATCGACGAGGCGCGGGCCATGGCCCGGCACACCGCCTGTCCGGAAGATCCGACCCCGGAGGCCGCCCGGCTGTTCCCCCGCCGGTAG